GGTGGGGAGCTCGTGCGCACGGATGATCGACAGCACATCGACGCCGGGCGAGCCCGGACGACCCAGAACCTCCTCCACCTCGCCGGTGGGACCGCGATGCCCGCTGCCCCAGTCCGTGATCCGCACCACCACCAGGTCGCCCTCCGACGCGGCGCCCGCACCGCCCGGCGCCACGAACACGTCCCACGGCAGCTTGCGGTCCTCGGGAACCACGAAACCGTGCGACGAGCGCCGCCCCCGCCCGGGCTTCACATTGTGGAACACCCCGACGACCGTTTCCCGCTTCCGCTCCAGCACCCGGATGACCCGGCCCTCGGGACGGTCGCCGCGTGGGCGGCTCTCGACCCGGACGACGACACGATCGCCGTCCAGTGCGGTGTTGAGGGACTGCATGGGGATGAAGACGTCACGACTGCGATCCTCGGGGATGAGGAAACCCGCGCCGCCGCGCGTGGTCTGGATCCGGCCGACGAGCAGGTTGATCCGCTCCGGTGCCGCGTAGCGTTGACGCTGCACGCCGTACAGCACACCCTCGTCCTCCAGCCGCCGCAGCAGATCCCGGAACTCCGCATAGTCCGCCTCCGGCACCTCGAGCGCCTTCGCCAGTTCCTTCGCCTTCAGAGGGCGGCCGGCCTCGACGCGGAGGAACTCGACGATTCTCCGGGGATCCACGTGCATCGAATCAGGACCCGTCGAGCGGCTTCGCCTCGTCGATCAGCATGATGGGGATGCCGTCCCGGATCTCATACCGCAGACCACAGGCATGACACACCAGCTCGCCGGCGTCCGGCCGGTGCTCGAGCTCGCCCTTGCACTTCGGGCACACGAGTATCTCCAGCAGGCGTTGATCCAGCATTCAATCTCCTCGCTTGGGTTTGGGATGCGACCGCTTTCCGGGTCCCGCCCTGCGCTTTCCGGGCTTCCCCGACGCCTTCTTCTTTCCGCCGGCCGGCACGCCACGCTTCTGACCGGCCTTCCCTCCCGACTTCTTTCCACGGGGGGCGGCTCCGCCGCCCGCAGCGTCCGCCGCGGCCCGGCTCAGCTGATCACGGATGGCGCCCTGGTTCTCGTCCTCGTGCGCCAGCGCTGGCGGCAGCCGGTAGCCCAGATAACGTAGTGTACCGATTTTCGCGCGCCAGTTGGGCAGCGTCTTCACGAACAGGTCGAGGTACACGCGCTCCCCGATGAACGACTCTATCTTCTCGCGCGAACGCACGCCCAGCTCGCGGATGCCGGCTCCACCCTTTCCGACGATGATCCCCTTCTGGCTCTCCCGCTCGACGTACACGGTCGCACGGATGAACACGGGGTCATCGGCTTCACGGTACTCCTCCACCCGCACGATCGTCGAATACGGCACTTCCTGACCATACATCTCGAAGATCGTCTCACGAATCAGCTCCGTGACGAAGAAGCGGACCGGCTGCACGGCCAGCTCGTCCTCGGGATAGTAGAACGGACTCTCCGGCAGGCCGGCCTCGATCGCCGCGCGCAGCTCGTCCACACCGTCGCCCCGCGCAGCCGAGATCCGGATCGGATCGACGCCGAGCGTATCCCGCGACCAGGCATCCAGGGCTTCGACGGCGTCTGAAGTCCCGGCGTCTATCTTGTTCAGAAGCACCAGGATGGCGTTGCGTCGACGACGGATCGCATCCAGCACAACACCCTCCGGCGGCAGCTCATCCGGTCGCGTCGCATCGAGCAGCAGCACCACCAGATCGGCGTCCGCAATGACCTCCAGCGCCGTCTCGTGCATCGCCCGCTGCAACGCGTAGCGCGGCTCGAGCAGACCCGGTGTGTCCACGAAGATCGCCTGGGCAGAGTCAGTCGTCAGGATCCCCGTGACACTCTCGCGCGTTGTCTGCGCCTTCGGTGTCACGATGCTCAGCTTCTCGCCGACGAACGCGTTCAGCAGCGTCGACTTGCCGACGTTCGGCCGGCCGATCAGCGCGACGTGGCCGGCTCGCGTGACGCGCGCCTCCGCCGTTTCATCCATGTCTTCCATGCTCCGAATCTATCCACGCGTATATGCGACGCGAAAGGAACGCCGACCCGGCACGCCCGCCGCCTCAGAAGAGCTCGACTCCCTTGCGTCTGACCCTGTTCTCGACGGCATCTGCCCTGTTCCCGACGGTATGCGACCGCCACCTTACGGCATGTCCCAACCCCTTCGCCTGCTCGCCGTGCTGGCACATCCCGACGACGAATCCCTCGGGATCGGCGGCACGCTCGCCCGGTATGCGGCGGAGGGTGTCGAAGCCAGTATCATCACGGCTACCCGCGGTGAGCGCGGCCGGTACTTCGACAACCAGTACCGCCCCTCGGACGAGGACGTGGGCCGCGTGCGCGAGGGCGAGCTGCGCGCGGCCGCACAGGAGCTCGGTCTCCGGCACGTCGCCCTGCTGGGATACCGCGACGGAGATCTGGATGCCGCCCCGACGGGTGAGGTCTTGGGCCGGATCGTCTCCCACCTGCGTGAGCTGCGGCCGCATGTCGTCATCAGCTTCGGCTTCGATGGCGCCTACGGTCATCCCGACCACATTGCCATCTCACAGCTCACCACGTCAGCGATCGTCGCCGCCGCCGACCCGACCTTCCAACCCGATCAGCCCGCGCACCGGGTCGCCAAGCTCTACCACCTCGGATGGCCCCGCCGGATCTGGGACCTCTACCAGCAGGTCTTCAAGAAGCTGGTCAGCGTGGTCGATGGCGAGGAGCGCGCGGTGAACCCCTGGCCCGAATGGATGCTCACCGCGCGGATCGACGCCCGCGCCCACTGGCGGACCGCATGGCGCGCGATCCAGAAGCACGAAACGCAGCTCGCGGTCTACCAGCGTCTCAACGAGCTCACCGAGAACCAGCATGAGACCCTCTGGGGTGAACAGTATTTCTGCCGCGTATTCAGCACGGTGAACA
This region of Longimicrobiales bacterium genomic DNA includes:
- a CDS encoding Trm112 family protein; this translates as MLDQRLLEILVCPKCKGELEHRPDAGELVCHACGLRYEIRDGIPIMLIDEAKPLDGS
- the era gene encoding GTPase Era, with product MEDMDETAEARVTRAGHVALIGRPNVGKSTLLNAFVGEKLSIVTPKAQTTRESVTGILTTDSAQAIFVDTPGLLEPRYALQRAMHETALEVIADADLVVLLLDATRPDELPPEGVVLDAIRRRRNAILVLLNKIDAGTSDAVEALDAWSRDTLGVDPIRISAARGDGVDELRAAIEAGLPESPFYYPEDELAVQPVRFFVTELIRETIFEMYGQEVPYSTIVRVEEYREADDPVFIRATVYVERESQKGIIVGKGGAGIRELGVRSREKIESFIGERVYLDLFVKTLPNWRAKIGTLRYLGYRLPPALAHEDENQGAIRDQLSRAAADAAGGGAAPRGKKSGGKAGQKRGVPAGGKKKASGKPGKRRAGPGKRSHPKPKRGD
- a CDS encoding PIG-L family deacetylase — translated: MSQPLRLLAVLAHPDDESLGIGGTLARYAAEGVEASIITATRGERGRYFDNQYRPSDEDVGRVREGELRAAAQELGLRHVALLGYRDGDLDAAPTGEVLGRIVSHLRELRPHVVISFGFDGAYGHPDHIAISQLTTSAIVAAADPTFQPDQPAHRVAKLYHLGWPRRIWDLYQQVFKKLVSVVDGEERAVNPWPEWMLTARIDARAHWRTAWRAIQKHETQLAVYQRLNELTENQHETLWGEQYFCRVFSTVNSGRRLETDLFDGLR